One genomic segment of Hippoglossus hippoglossus isolate fHipHip1 chromosome 22, fHipHip1.pri, whole genome shotgun sequence includes these proteins:
- the scaf8 gene encoding SR-related and CTD-associated factor 8 isoform X1 yields MEAVKAFNNELYSLNEYKPPISKAKMTQITKSGIKAIKFYKHVVQSVEKFVQKCKPEYKVPGLYVIDSIVRQSRHQFGTEKDVFAPRFSKNIIPTFQHLYRCPSDDKSKIVRVLNLWQKNAVFKSDIIQPLLDMAAGIAPPSVTPVMSSSAAAVNNATPGTPATPATPANLVQGLPDWASQINNTDTVAAVAQILQSPQGQQLQQLVQSLQMQQQKPQPSLLQALDAGLVVQLQALTAQLTAAATANSLNPLEQRVSSFNKKLLGPFDFGNDSERGEESKKDSSSSQLPMVSEPINSSLFHQLAEQLQQQNLEQFQKQLMEHQQKAMSIEGQDSIFGQENSAATAQSISQPQLPDSDNKMDDSIDNQQQDMDMDLDEGPDGMEEESFEAEEKKAVSTRSRTRSRSRSRSPKRRRSRSRSGSRKRKHRKRSRSRSRDRKRKSSRSYSSERRAREREKERQKKGLPPIRSKTLSVCSTTLWVGQVDKKATQQDLTNLFEEFGQIESINMIPPRGCAYICMVHRQDAFRARQKLSTGSFKIGSKVIKIAWALNKGVKQEYKQFWDVDLGVTYIPWEKVKLDDLDDFAEGGIIDQETVNDEWETAKNAEPVKEVTSQQVIAETTAVSNSQTEAYNQQVTMMPVQLPVPQAVPSAVGLVPPSFPVPMGIPPPGYGPPPPFLRAGFNAAQPPPGFMQAAQAAGMASATSSLLQPSVATGQDAVKDSLFGAMIPQTSTIPGSFMPSALPGAGVFNPVGVQTQISHEKTGQSAEGLDAAAELTLQGMQNAVRSGMGLLGMHPSASLTHPLHQSGLAGQRMPGLLPLDVRPNLLQPGAAARFPLLLQHGPTQQAVGLLESSLQAQARARAPFSQLDPFNRAPNLANENVSKTEDKSSSNADEGKDQDYRFPPMEKPSTGLLRTPPPDHRETLGGGAAGGAAGRPPLLQTPGTQPARTSLVGRLQALAGFTPDNRWNQTRGDFDERDGMRGAPQAPGGPKGFQEERPTPGQSFPNRFDSRPGAAGGAGVPANAGAAGGPQAWNRSSSTTAPFDSELHQDLDDRRRQWDRQRDRDERDFDFRREMNGYRHSHSRERERDRDRERERERDKEKDRENQRERERGGWTPLLPLPTPLLPTPPLNPNLTLNQGKLLAPLKLNPQLQQRFQSPLLPQAQGKPPLMGLNQPLPQVQIKTPPPSQSHADTAEGQSETPASSESPQAQSPHSAQSPEPSPDDNIGQSPLSDAPIQAKSPPQSETPPLSESESESLSHTTAQSPSKTTASPETESPNQALPLVDASPQYSPVAFTQAVSPPEEPTHSVEEQESPQKSEEEEEEEEEEEESQDSASSSQPQWVNGPGMDNMDVADPTPEGSPEPTSEPTSESVHSESEAEQLASPKDVDNEQSEPMEEAASQPVVDTVTDTEGT; encoded by the exons ATGGAGGCCGTCAAAGCCTTCAACAATGAG CTGTACTCGCTCAACGAGTACAAGCCGCCCATCTCCAAGGCCAAGATGACTCAGATCACCAAGTCTGGAATCAAAGCTATAAAA tTCTACAAACACGTTGTCCAGAGTGTAGAAAAGTTCGTACAAAAG TGCAAACCGGAATACAAGGTTCCGGGGCTGTACGTCATCGACTCCATTGTCAGGCAGTCACGACACCAGTTTGGCACGGAGAAGGATGTTTTTGCCCCACGCTTCAGCAAGAATATCATCCCTACGTTCCAGCACCTCTACCGCTGCCCTTCAGATGATAAG aGTAAAATTGTGCGAGTGCTCAACCTTTGGCAAAAGAATGCTGTCTTCAAGAGTGACATCATCCAGCCTCTATTGGACATGGCAGCAGGGATTGCTCCGCCGAGTGTCACCCCTGTCATGTCAAGCAGCGCTGCCGCGGTCAATAACGCTACACCTG GCACCCCAGCTACCCCAGCAACCCCAGCCAACTTAGTCCAGGGTCTGCCAGACTGGGCCTCTCAGATtaacaacacagacactgtggctgctgtggcACAGATCCTACAGAGTCCCCAGGGACAACAG CTGCAGCAGTTGGTACAGAGTCTGCAGATGCAGCAACAGAAACCCCAGCCATCCCTGCTGCAGGCCTTGGATGCCGGCCTAGTGGTGCAGTTGCAAGCTCTGACTGCACAACTCACTGCGGCGGCTACTGCCAACAGCCTCAACCCCCTGGAGCAGAGGGTCTCCTCCTTTAATAAA AAACTTTTGGGTCCATTTGACTTTGGGAATGATTCTGAACGTGGCGAGGAATCTAAAAAGGACTCCTCATCATCTCAACT ACCTATGGTGTCCGAGCCGATCAACAGCTCCCTCTTCCACCAGTTGGCGGAGCAACTGCAACAACAGAACCTGGAGCAGTTTCAAAAGCAGCTTATGGAGCACCAGCAGAAG GCCATGAGCATAGAAGGGCAGGATTCAATATTTGGGCAGGAGAACTCTGCTGCGACTGCTCAAAGCATCAGCCAGCCACAGCTTCCTGATTCCGACAACAAGATGGACGACTCCATAGACAACCAACAGCAG gaCATGGACATGGACCTGGACGAGGGCCCAGATggaatggaggaggagagctttGAGGCGGAGGAGAAGAAGGCTGTTAGCACACGCTCCAGAACACGCTCAAGGTCACGCTCTAG GTCTCCCAAGAGGAGGCGATCTAGGTCCCGCTCTGGCTCACGGAAACGTAAGCACCGCAAGCGGTCACGCTCACGCTCCAGAGATCGCAAGAGGAAGTCATCACGGTCTTACTCGAGCGAGAGACGCGCCCGCGAGCGAGAGAAGGAGCGGCAGAAGAAAGGACTGCCTCCCATAAGATCCAAGACACTAAGTG TTTGCAGCACAACTCTGTGGGTGGGCCAGGTGGACAAAAAGGCCACTCAGCAAGACCTCACCAATCTGTTTGAAGAATTTGGCCAGATTGAGTCTATAAAT aTGATCCCTCCCAGAGGCTGTGCCTACATCTGTATGGTCCACAGACAGGACGCATTCCGCGCCCGCCAGAAGCTCAGCACCGGCTCCTTTAAGATCGGCTCCAAGGTCATCAAG ATTGCGTGGGCTCTGAACAAAGGGGTAAAGCAGGAGTACAAGCAGTTTTGGGACGTGGATCTGGGTGTCACCTACATACCCTGGGAGAAGGTGAAGCTGGATGATCTAGACGACTTTGCTGAAGGAGGAATCATTGACCAGGAGACCGTCAATGATg agtGGGAAACAGCCAAGAATGCTGAGCCAGTGAAGGAAGTTACGAGTCAGCAAGTGATCGCTGAGACGACGGCTGTATCGAACTCTCAGACTGAGGCATACAACCAGCAGGTTACCATGATGCCTGTACAG CTGCCAGTTCCCCAGGCGGTTCCCAGTGCCGTGGGTTTGGTACCCCCCAGCTTCCCAGTCCCCATGGGTATACCCCCCCCTGGCTATGGGCCGCCACCACCCTTCTTAAGAGCTGGCTTCAATGCTGCACAGCCTCCGCCAG GTTTTATGCAGGCAGCACAGGCCGCAGGCATGGCCTCAGCTACTTCTT CTCTACTGCAGCCTTCAGTGGCCACAGGCCAAGATGCTGTCAAGGATTCTCTGTTCGGCGCTATGATCCCTCAGACCAGCACCATTCCCGGCAGCTTCATGCCCTCAGCCCTCCCTGGAGCCGGTGTGTTCAATCCAGTGGGAGTCCAAACTCAAATCAGCCATGAGAAAACGGGTCAGTCTGCAGAGGGACtagatgctgctgcagagctcacACTTCAAG GCATGCAAAATGCAGTCCGGAGTGGGATGGGTCTCCTTGGCATGCACCCTTCGGCTTCCCTCACACACCCACTGCATCAGTCTGGTCTCGCAGGGCAGAGAATGCCCGGCCTGTTGCCTCTAGATGTGCGACCTAACCTCCTCCAGCCTGGGGCGGCAGCCCGCTTCCCACTCCTCCTGCAGCACGGCCCCACCCAGCAAGCCGTGGGCCTCCTCGAAAGTTCTCTCCAGGCTCAAGCTCGTGCCAGGGCTCCTTTCTCTCAGCTGGACCCCTTCAACAGGGCCCCAAATCTTGCCAATGAAAATGTATCCAAGACAGAAGACAAGTCTTCCTCTAATGCTGATGAGGGCAAAGACCAGGACTATCGCTTCCCCCCTATGGAAAAGCCGAGCACGGGCCTGCTGAGGACCCCTCCACCAGACCATAGGGAGACCCttggaggtggagcagcaggcggaGCAGCAGGCAGACCTCCTTTGCTCCAGACCCCGGGGACTCAGCCCGCCAGAACCAGCCTAGTGGGACGACTGCAGGCTCTCGCAGGCTTCACTCCTGATAACCGCTGGAACCAGACCAGAGGGGACTTTGATGAACGAGATGGGATGCGAGGAGCCCCACAGGCTCCTGGTGGTCCAAAAGGCTTCCAGGAGGAGCGCCCCACACCTGGACAAAGTTTCCCCAACCGCTTTGACAGCCGTCCTGGGGCAGCAGGAGGGGCTGGGGTTCCTGCAaatgctggtgctgctggtgggcCACAGGCCTGGAACCGAAGTAGTAGCACTACAGCGCCTTTTGATAGCGAATTACACCAAGACTTAGATGACCGAAGACGCCAGTGGGACaggcaaagagacagagacgaaAGAGATTTTGATTTCAGGAGGGAGATGAATGGTTACCGCCACAGCCACAGCCGAGAGAGAGAACGCGAcagggacagggagagggagagagagcgtgaCAAAGAGAAAGACCGTGAGAATCAACGTGAGCGTGAACGTGGGGGCTGGACAccgctccttcctcttcctacaCCTCTGCTTCCAACTCCACCTCTTAATCCTAACCTGACCTTGAACCAAGGTAAACTACTGGCACCACTCAAGTTAAATCCCCAGCTTCAGCAACGATTCCAGTCTCCACTCCTGCCTCAAGCTCAGGGCAAACCCCCCCTCATGGGTCTGAACCAGCCGCTCCCTCAGGTTCAGATCAAGACTCCCCCTCCATCCCAGAGCCACGCAGACACGGCCGAGGGCCAGTCAGAAACACCAGCTTCGTCTGAGTCACCTCAGGCGCAGTCGCCACACTCAGCCCAATCACCTGAACCATCACCTGATGATAATATAGGTCAGAGCCCCTTGTCTGACGCTCCCATTCAGGCCAAGTCACCGCCACAGTCTGAGACCCCTCCACTGTcagaatctgaatctgaatcacTATCCCACACCACAGCCCAGTCCCCCTCCAAGACCACTGCTTCTCCAGAAACTGAGAGCCCAAACCAAGCCTTACCTTTGGTTGATGCATCACCCCAGTACTCACCTGTGGCCTTCACACAAGCTGTCAGCCCCCCCGAAGAGCCGACCCactctgtggaggagcaggaaagCCCACagaagagtgaggaggaggaggaggaggaggaggaggaagaggagtcacaAGATAGTGCCTCCTCAAGTCAACCCCAGTGGGTCAACGGACCTGGGATGGACAATATGGATGTGGCTGACCCCACACCCGAGGGCTCTCCTGAGCCCACTTCAGAGCCCACCTCTGAGTCTGTGCACTCTGAAAGTGAAGCGGAGCAGCTTGCCTCTCCTAAGGACGTAGACAATGAACAGAGTGAGCCCATGGAGGAAGCTGCGAGTCAGCCAGTGGTAGACACTGTCACAGACACTGAGGGGACATAA
- the scaf8 gene encoding SR-related and CTD-associated factor 8 isoform X2, with translation MAAGIAPPSVTPVMSSSAAAVNNATPGTPATPATPANLVQGLPDWASQINNTDTVAAVAQILQSPQGQQLQQLVQSLQMQQQKPQPSLLQALDAGLVVQLQALTAQLTAAATANSLNPLEQRVSSFNKKLLGPFDFGNDSERGEESKKDSSSSQLPMVSEPINSSLFHQLAEQLQQQNLEQFQKQLMEHQQKAMSIEGQDSIFGQENSAATAQSISQPQLPDSDNKMDDSIDNQQQDMDMDLDEGPDGMEEESFEAEEKKAVSTRSRTRSRSRSRSPKRRRSRSRSGSRKRKHRKRSRSRSRDRKRKSSRSYSSERRAREREKERQKKGLPPIRSKTLSVCSTTLWVGQVDKKATQQDLTNLFEEFGQIESINMIPPRGCAYICMVHRQDAFRARQKLSTGSFKIGSKVIKIAWALNKGVKQEYKQFWDVDLGVTYIPWEKVKLDDLDDFAEGGIIDQETVNDEWETAKNAEPVKEVTSQQVIAETTAVSNSQTEAYNQQVTMMPVQLPVPQAVPSAVGLVPPSFPVPMGIPPPGYGPPPPFLRAGFNAAQPPPGFMQAAQAAGMASATSSLLQPSVATGQDAVKDSLFGAMIPQTSTIPGSFMPSALPGAGVFNPVGVQTQISHEKTGQSAEGLDAAAELTLQGMQNAVRSGMGLLGMHPSASLTHPLHQSGLAGQRMPGLLPLDVRPNLLQPGAAARFPLLLQHGPTQQAVGLLESSLQAQARARAPFSQLDPFNRAPNLANENVSKTEDKSSSNADEGKDQDYRFPPMEKPSTGLLRTPPPDHRETLGGGAAGGAAGRPPLLQTPGTQPARTSLVGRLQALAGFTPDNRWNQTRGDFDERDGMRGAPQAPGGPKGFQEERPTPGQSFPNRFDSRPGAAGGAGVPANAGAAGGPQAWNRSSSTTAPFDSELHQDLDDRRRQWDRQRDRDERDFDFRREMNGYRHSHSRERERDRDRERERERDKEKDRENQRERERGGWTPLLPLPTPLLPTPPLNPNLTLNQGKLLAPLKLNPQLQQRFQSPLLPQAQGKPPLMGLNQPLPQVQIKTPPPSQSHADTAEGQSETPASSESPQAQSPHSAQSPEPSPDDNIGQSPLSDAPIQAKSPPQSETPPLSESESESLSHTTAQSPSKTTASPETESPNQALPLVDASPQYSPVAFTQAVSPPEEPTHSVEEQESPQKSEEEEEEEEEEEESQDSASSSQPQWVNGPGMDNMDVADPTPEGSPEPTSEPTSESVHSESEAEQLASPKDVDNEQSEPMEEAASQPVVDTVTDTEGT, from the exons ATGGCAGCAGGGATTGCTCCGCCGAGTGTCACCCCTGTCATGTCAAGCAGCGCTGCCGCGGTCAATAACGCTACACCTG GCACCCCAGCTACCCCAGCAACCCCAGCCAACTTAGTCCAGGGTCTGCCAGACTGGGCCTCTCAGATtaacaacacagacactgtggctgctgtggcACAGATCCTACAGAGTCCCCAGGGACAACAG CTGCAGCAGTTGGTACAGAGTCTGCAGATGCAGCAACAGAAACCCCAGCCATCCCTGCTGCAGGCCTTGGATGCCGGCCTAGTGGTGCAGTTGCAAGCTCTGACTGCACAACTCACTGCGGCGGCTACTGCCAACAGCCTCAACCCCCTGGAGCAGAGGGTCTCCTCCTTTAATAAA AAACTTTTGGGTCCATTTGACTTTGGGAATGATTCTGAACGTGGCGAGGAATCTAAAAAGGACTCCTCATCATCTCAACT ACCTATGGTGTCCGAGCCGATCAACAGCTCCCTCTTCCACCAGTTGGCGGAGCAACTGCAACAACAGAACCTGGAGCAGTTTCAAAAGCAGCTTATGGAGCACCAGCAGAAG GCCATGAGCATAGAAGGGCAGGATTCAATATTTGGGCAGGAGAACTCTGCTGCGACTGCTCAAAGCATCAGCCAGCCACAGCTTCCTGATTCCGACAACAAGATGGACGACTCCATAGACAACCAACAGCAG gaCATGGACATGGACCTGGACGAGGGCCCAGATggaatggaggaggagagctttGAGGCGGAGGAGAAGAAGGCTGTTAGCACACGCTCCAGAACACGCTCAAGGTCACGCTCTAG GTCTCCCAAGAGGAGGCGATCTAGGTCCCGCTCTGGCTCACGGAAACGTAAGCACCGCAAGCGGTCACGCTCACGCTCCAGAGATCGCAAGAGGAAGTCATCACGGTCTTACTCGAGCGAGAGACGCGCCCGCGAGCGAGAGAAGGAGCGGCAGAAGAAAGGACTGCCTCCCATAAGATCCAAGACACTAAGTG TTTGCAGCACAACTCTGTGGGTGGGCCAGGTGGACAAAAAGGCCACTCAGCAAGACCTCACCAATCTGTTTGAAGAATTTGGCCAGATTGAGTCTATAAAT aTGATCCCTCCCAGAGGCTGTGCCTACATCTGTATGGTCCACAGACAGGACGCATTCCGCGCCCGCCAGAAGCTCAGCACCGGCTCCTTTAAGATCGGCTCCAAGGTCATCAAG ATTGCGTGGGCTCTGAACAAAGGGGTAAAGCAGGAGTACAAGCAGTTTTGGGACGTGGATCTGGGTGTCACCTACATACCCTGGGAGAAGGTGAAGCTGGATGATCTAGACGACTTTGCTGAAGGAGGAATCATTGACCAGGAGACCGTCAATGATg agtGGGAAACAGCCAAGAATGCTGAGCCAGTGAAGGAAGTTACGAGTCAGCAAGTGATCGCTGAGACGACGGCTGTATCGAACTCTCAGACTGAGGCATACAACCAGCAGGTTACCATGATGCCTGTACAG CTGCCAGTTCCCCAGGCGGTTCCCAGTGCCGTGGGTTTGGTACCCCCCAGCTTCCCAGTCCCCATGGGTATACCCCCCCCTGGCTATGGGCCGCCACCACCCTTCTTAAGAGCTGGCTTCAATGCTGCACAGCCTCCGCCAG GTTTTATGCAGGCAGCACAGGCCGCAGGCATGGCCTCAGCTACTTCTT CTCTACTGCAGCCTTCAGTGGCCACAGGCCAAGATGCTGTCAAGGATTCTCTGTTCGGCGCTATGATCCCTCAGACCAGCACCATTCCCGGCAGCTTCATGCCCTCAGCCCTCCCTGGAGCCGGTGTGTTCAATCCAGTGGGAGTCCAAACTCAAATCAGCCATGAGAAAACGGGTCAGTCTGCAGAGGGACtagatgctgctgcagagctcacACTTCAAG GCATGCAAAATGCAGTCCGGAGTGGGATGGGTCTCCTTGGCATGCACCCTTCGGCTTCCCTCACACACCCACTGCATCAGTCTGGTCTCGCAGGGCAGAGAATGCCCGGCCTGTTGCCTCTAGATGTGCGACCTAACCTCCTCCAGCCTGGGGCGGCAGCCCGCTTCCCACTCCTCCTGCAGCACGGCCCCACCCAGCAAGCCGTGGGCCTCCTCGAAAGTTCTCTCCAGGCTCAAGCTCGTGCCAGGGCTCCTTTCTCTCAGCTGGACCCCTTCAACAGGGCCCCAAATCTTGCCAATGAAAATGTATCCAAGACAGAAGACAAGTCTTCCTCTAATGCTGATGAGGGCAAAGACCAGGACTATCGCTTCCCCCCTATGGAAAAGCCGAGCACGGGCCTGCTGAGGACCCCTCCACCAGACCATAGGGAGACCCttggaggtggagcagcaggcggaGCAGCAGGCAGACCTCCTTTGCTCCAGACCCCGGGGACTCAGCCCGCCAGAACCAGCCTAGTGGGACGACTGCAGGCTCTCGCAGGCTTCACTCCTGATAACCGCTGGAACCAGACCAGAGGGGACTTTGATGAACGAGATGGGATGCGAGGAGCCCCACAGGCTCCTGGTGGTCCAAAAGGCTTCCAGGAGGAGCGCCCCACACCTGGACAAAGTTTCCCCAACCGCTTTGACAGCCGTCCTGGGGCAGCAGGAGGGGCTGGGGTTCCTGCAaatgctggtgctgctggtgggcCACAGGCCTGGAACCGAAGTAGTAGCACTACAGCGCCTTTTGATAGCGAATTACACCAAGACTTAGATGACCGAAGACGCCAGTGGGACaggcaaagagacagagacgaaAGAGATTTTGATTTCAGGAGGGAGATGAATGGTTACCGCCACAGCCACAGCCGAGAGAGAGAACGCGAcagggacagggagagggagagagagcgtgaCAAAGAGAAAGACCGTGAGAATCAACGTGAGCGTGAACGTGGGGGCTGGACAccgctccttcctcttcctacaCCTCTGCTTCCAACTCCACCTCTTAATCCTAACCTGACCTTGAACCAAGGTAAACTACTGGCACCACTCAAGTTAAATCCCCAGCTTCAGCAACGATTCCAGTCTCCACTCCTGCCTCAAGCTCAGGGCAAACCCCCCCTCATGGGTCTGAACCAGCCGCTCCCTCAGGTTCAGATCAAGACTCCCCCTCCATCCCAGAGCCACGCAGACACGGCCGAGGGCCAGTCAGAAACACCAGCTTCGTCTGAGTCACCTCAGGCGCAGTCGCCACACTCAGCCCAATCACCTGAACCATCACCTGATGATAATATAGGTCAGAGCCCCTTGTCTGACGCTCCCATTCAGGCCAAGTCACCGCCACAGTCTGAGACCCCTCCACTGTcagaatctgaatctgaatcacTATCCCACACCACAGCCCAGTCCCCCTCCAAGACCACTGCTTCTCCAGAAACTGAGAGCCCAAACCAAGCCTTACCTTTGGTTGATGCATCACCCCAGTACTCACCTGTGGCCTTCACACAAGCTGTCAGCCCCCCCGAAGAGCCGACCCactctgtggaggagcaggaaagCCCACagaagagtgaggaggaggaggaggaggaggaggaggaagaggagtcacaAGATAGTGCCTCCTCAAGTCAACCCCAGTGGGTCAACGGACCTGGGATGGACAATATGGATGTGGCTGACCCCACACCCGAGGGCTCTCCTGAGCCCACTTCAGAGCCCACCTCTGAGTCTGTGCACTCTGAAAGTGAAGCGGAGCAGCTTGCCTCTCCTAAGGACGTAGACAATGAACAGAGTGAGCCCATGGAGGAAGCTGCGAGTCAGCCAGTGGTAGACACTGTCACAGACACTGAGGGGACATAA